In Bosea vestrisii, a single genomic region encodes these proteins:
- a CDS encoding LysR family transcriptional regulator, with protein sequence MTTSQKLGFDLWQLEIFRTVVAAGNLTKGARQVGLTQSAVSQVVANLEKAMGVALLDRDIRPVQATTAGRLLMEKAHDLLEQARELETAVKSTAHHVIPTLRISMVASLTTTLGPDFVRELGKSVKRCSLFANMRGISEEQFQAREIDILIGIDLLREVDAAITIPLLIEPYALALPAEWDIEVRSLADLKGRNFIRHTHRTSAGRQVEQVIRQLRLEFPREFESDTADTIATMVSAGLGWSITTPLMALQTKERMTGVRLLPLPGIKVRRRIDLYSRKSELGTIPHEVAHVLQVLLRDKIAPSLHAIAPWMGDQLHVFEHPRG encoded by the coding sequence ATGACGACGTCGCAGAAGTTGGGATTCGATCTTTGGCAATTGGAGATCTTTCGAACGGTCGTCGCCGCCGGCAACCTGACGAAAGGCGCGCGCCAGGTCGGGTTGACGCAATCGGCGGTGTCGCAGGTCGTGGCCAATCTCGAGAAGGCCATGGGCGTCGCCCTGCTCGACCGCGACATACGGCCCGTGCAGGCCACGACAGCCGGTCGACTGCTCATGGAAAAAGCCCATGACTTGCTGGAGCAGGCTCGTGAGCTCGAGACAGCCGTCAAATCGACGGCTCACCATGTGATCCCGACATTGCGAATCTCGATGGTCGCCTCGCTGACCACGACGCTCGGGCCAGATTTCGTCCGAGAACTGGGCAAGAGCGTCAAACGATGCTCGCTGTTTGCAAACATGCGGGGCATCAGCGAGGAACAGTTCCAAGCCCGTGAAATCGACATCCTCATTGGCATCGATCTTCTCAGGGAAGTCGATGCAGCCATCACGATTCCGCTCCTGATCGAGCCTTACGCCCTGGCGCTGCCTGCCGAGTGGGATATCGAGGTCCGGTCTTTGGCGGATCTCAAAGGTCGCAATTTCATTCGGCATACCCATCGCACGAGTGCCGGCCGCCAGGTCGAACAGGTGATCCGGCAATTGAGGCTGGAGTTCCCGCGGGAGTTCGAGAGCGATACGGCCGATACGATCGCGACAATGGTGTCGGCGGGTCTGGGATGGTCGATCACCACCCCGCTGATGGCCTTGCAGACCAAGGAGCGGATGACGGGGGTTCGACTGCTGCCGCTGCCGGGCATCAAGGTGCGGCGGCGCATCGATCTTTATTCCAGGAAGTCCGAACTCGGCACGATACCGCACGAGGTAGCCCATGTCCTTCAGGTCTTGCTTCGGGATAAGATTGCCCCCAGCCTGCATGCCATCGCTCCGTGGATGGGTGATCAGCTCCACGTTTTCGAGCATCCGCGCGGATGA